A region of Mauremys mutica isolate MM-2020 ecotype Southern chromosome 24, ASM2049712v1, whole genome shotgun sequence DNA encodes the following proteins:
- the ANKLE1 gene encoding ankyrin repeat and LEM domain-containing protein 1 isoform X1 has protein sequence MSRVGPPGLAARLCEALRGEEAPLVEALLKQGADPNLVLPEGIAAIHLAAGKERESGVRCLKLILQYGGNPNARSVEELTPLHVAASWGCYKCLKLLLRNGGDPNLEDQDGNRAIDLALEQGNKMCVQILQGFQYAWLPEEADGAHKHTFCHEGLRNAESFLSVLTDNCTEIGIISRLSEAWDDPGLLSSTQKCLPDGSPSNTGLGVTFNNAAAADASGQLSCIPGNLQDHPCCSVPPSTLAFCAYSHPGRSQGPATLSDNGPCSSRDLPQPVLSSTWLSASNEPRELTSSLTTTQGFPGDATSASPSSETDDSLTPPGPGYEDTTASGHGLSSQPVPCQDESISKEPVIFSQSQRCSMSHAARARRSVSFCESPKIFPLHNNGNWKERPSGPRCNPRVSAANGTLRLSRLSDFLDLEMLGKVTGQEGLDVTSPDHVYLFCRANSTAICDLDKTVMEPTFLARTHETSDSPFAAGQVLSRGSESGSSQYSSCDSDCYVSATDTSDHSEPKKCLEGNEGCTGGDTQCCSSSLCAGDGSADSNSAGNKDGSLRVHLGKRMMARTAGQSCEKLVEMPSAVEAVMQHVPLSGSQNTEMAGGRHLHASSEASHISRDGSGLTSAGKPASELCTRGTAHESLKDTGVSSPSQELEAECVSHKQNDRGSNILWTQEPHQLTPADDVVEEASPREAAASVNYRQIIADWKLQDKLKGMLLSTDSSLSARTELTSSQWVARKADIQEWDPSANGSDPEMPDTVLLGGATGGTLDTGTPGGDMEENNREEEINGNPFRGRSVKPASLSSEADTLVIQHLACPADGSGDDEFSHLNEKQKMFPTSPDVSPLLQMRPRPCHVTPRTKSRLTSAARDSSSSSLFEETLELPRRPRRIRSPPGMCWMPAGPAACLEGNTARASWVTQGGENASCWEAEKTNDLDDTEIIAKATSHSGSSAGHSSYPDASPTVLLDSDGGTDEQSLSGNQGKAESGAACHPGLPPCLPSSGTDKPPSDSMWLTEDGESDCTDPTRQVALTRPLGAAAFSQAESDAANEECGRVLPSTCPQEEPRLDAKGPSRVSFSRLSSRRPSRATSATDHPSGRLSPVPDSCSQDFPLSPGGRPVNLSTREPVEYLYMDEEEGYALIERHVPCTDDASVLTDTTSSDDTIVYDWRAYQSKLAEQESKENQPLPCKSPMATSKLHLLSDEALIRKLRNLGANPAPITGLTRKFYLQLLDKLLKDPNAQARKRSAGHSPELASALETFQIPDCKDDEMALSRQFDQPDKNRKWREGVLKSSFNYLLLDPRVTQNLPFRCHRLSQADCFRTFVSAVFYVGKGKRSRPYSHLYQALTHYKGGKKQACPKVQHILDIWAGGQGVISVHCFQNVIPVEAYTREACLVDAIGLKMLTNQKKGNYYGVVASWPMKRRRCLGIHMLHRAMQIFLAEGERQLRPADIQIGQ, from the exons ATGAGCCGCGTGGGGCCCCCGGGCCTGGCCGCCCGGCTGTGCGAGGCGCTGCGCGGCGAGGAGGCCCC GCTTGTGGAAGCACTGCTGAAGCAGGGTGCGGATCCTAACCTGGTTCTGCCAGAGGGAATTGCAGCGATCCATCTGGCTGCTGGCAAAGAAAGGGAAAGCGGGGTTCGTTGTCTGAAGCTGATTCTCCAGTATGGTGGAAACCCAAATGCCAG GTCAGTAGAGGAACTCACGCCATTGCATGTAGCAGCTTCTTGGGGCTGTTACAAATGCTTGAAGCTCCTACTGCGGAATGGAGGGGACCCAAATCTCGAAGACCAG GATGGAAACAGAGCAATCGACTTAGCCTTGGAACAGGGAAACAAGATGTGTGTGCAAATCCTGCAGGGCTTCCAGTATGCCTGGCTCCCAGAGGAGGCCGATGGAGCACACAAGCACACAT TCTGCCACGAAGGCTTGAGAAACGCTGAGAGCTTCCTTTCCGTTCTGACTGACAACTGCACGGAAATTGGTATCATCTCAAGACTTTCTGAAGCGTGGGATGATCCTGGACTGCTTAGCAGCACCCAAAAGTGTCTGCCGGACGGGAGTCCCAGTAACACAGGGCTGGGTGTCACCTTTAACAACGCAGCAGCTGCTGATGCAAGTGGCCAACTGAGTTGTATCCCAGGGAATCTCCAGGACCATCCATGCTGTTCAGTGCCTCCATCCACGTTGGCCTTTTGTGCCTATTCGCACCCGGGGCGTTCCCAGGGACCTGCCACTTTGTCTGACAATGGTCCATGCAGCAGTCGTGACCTACCTCAGCCAGTGCTGTCCAGCACTTGGCTTTCAGCCAGTAATGAGCCTCGAGAACTAACTTCAAGTCTGACTACAACACAGGGCTTTCCTGGGGATGCAACTTCTGCTTCTCCTTCCTCAGAGACAGACGACAGTTTGACACCACCTGGCCCTGGCTATGAAGACACGACAGCCAGTGGTCACGGTCTATCTTCCCAGCCAGTGCCTTGCCAGGATGAATCCATTTCAAAGGAGCCTGTGATCTTCTCTCAGTCCCAGCGTTGCAGCATGAGCCACGCAGCGCGGGCACGGAGAAGTGTCAGTTTCTGTGAGTCCCCTAAAATTTTCCCCCTCCATAACAATGGGAACTGGAAGGAAAGGCCTTCTGGGCCACGTTGCAACCCCAGAGTTAGTGCTGCCAACGGGACTCTGCGCCTGTCCCGGCTCAGTGACTTCCTCGATCTCGAAATGTTAGGCAAGGTGACTGGCCAGGAAGGATTGGACGTCACATCCCCAGACCACGTGTACCTGTTCTGTCGGGCCAACTCCACAGCCATTTGTGACTTGGACAAGACAGTGATGGAGCCAACGTTCCTGGCCAGAACACACGAAACTTCAGACTCTCCCTTCGCCGCTGGACAGGTGCTTAGCAGAGGCTCCGAGAGCGGCAGCAGCCAATATAGCAGCTGTGACAGCGACTGTTACGTTAGCGCCACAGACACTTCTGACCATAGTGAGCCGAAGAAATGCTTGGAAGGGAACGAGGGCTGTACCGGTGGAGATACACAatgctgcagctcttctctgtgtgCCGGAGATGGAAGTGCTGATTCCAACAGCGCTGGCAACAAAGACGGGAGTTTACGAGTGCACTTAGGCAAACGGATGATGGCCCGCACCGCAGGGCAGAGCTGCGAGAAGCTGGTAGAAATGCCATCTGCAGTGGAAGCAGTTATGCAGCACGTGCCGCTCTCCGGGTCACAGAACACAGAGATGGCAGGAGGAAGGCATTTACATGCTAGTTCTGAAGCATCCCATATTAGCAGGGATGGTTCTGGTTTGACCTCCGCTGGGAAGCCAGCTTCAGAGCTGTGTACCCGCGGCACTGCACACGAATCTCTCAAAGACACGGGGGTATCAAGCCCTTCCCAAGAGTTAGAGGCTGAGTGTGTCTCTCACAAGCAGAATGACAGAGGCTCAAACATCTTGTGGACTCAGGAACCACATCAGCTGACCCCAGCTGATGATGTGGTTGAGGAAGCTAGTCCTCGGGAAGCTGCCGCCTCTGTGAACTACAGGCAAATTATTGCAGACTGGAAACTGCAGGATAAATTgaaggggatgctgctttccACAGACAGCAGTCTCTCTGCAAGGACAGAACTGACCAGTAGCCAGTGGGTAGCAAGAAAAGCCGATATTCAGGAATGGGATCCCTCTGCAAATGGGTCTGACCCAGAGATGCCGGACACGGTGCTGCTAGGCGGGGCCACGGGCGGGACGCTGGACACGGGGACGCCAGGTGGGGACATGGAAGAGAATAACAGAGAGGAAGAAATAAATGGCAACCCATTCAGAGGGAGATCGGTAAAGCCTGCCAGTCTGAGCAGTGAAGCTGACACCTTAGTGATCCAGCACCTTGCCTGTCCCGCTGACGGTTCTGGAGACGACGAGTTCTCTCACTTGAACGAGAAACAGAAGATGTTTCCCACATCTCCAGATGTTTCCCCACTGCTTCAGATgcgccccaggccctgccacgTCACCCCCAGAACAAAGAGCCGCTTGACCTCTGCGGCGCGTGACAGCAGCTCCTCATCACTCTTCGAGGAGACACTGGAGCTGCCAAGGCGGCCCAGGAGAATTAGGAGCCCCCCGGGGATGTGTTGGATGCCAGCTGGCCCTGCCGCCTGTCTGGAAGGTAATACCGCGAGGGCGAGCTgggtcactcaggggggtgaaaatGCATCTTGTTGGGAAGCAGAAAAAACTAATGACCTGGATGATACTGAAATAATCGCAAAAGCCACCAGCCATTCGGGGTCCTCTGCTGGTCATAGCAGCTACCCAGATGCCAGCCCCACAGTGCTGCTAGACTCTGACGGGGGCACCGATGAGCAGTCCTTGTCCGGTAACCAGGGGAAAGCCGAGTCGGGTGCTgcctgccaccctggcctccctccctgcctcccaagcTCCGGTACCGACAAGCCCCCGTCAGACAGCATGTGGCTGACGGAGGATGGGGAGAGTGACTGCACAGACCCAACACGGCAGGTTGCTCTCACCAGGCCCCTTGGTGCAGCAGCCTTCTCCCAGGCTGAGTCAGATGCTGCGAATGAGGAATGTGGGAGAGTGTTGCCCAGCACGTGCCCGCAAGAGGAGCCTCGGCTGGATGCCAAGGGCCCCTCCAGGGTTAGTTTCAGTCGGCTGTCCTCCAGGAGGCCTTCTCGGGCAACGTCTGCCACCGACCACCCTTCGGGGAGGCTGAGCCCCGTGCCGGACTCGTGCAGCCAGGACTTTCCCCTCTCGCCCGGCGGCCGGCCTGTGAACCTCAGCACCCGTGAGCCAGTGGAATATCTCTACATGGACGAGGAGGAAGGGTACGCGCTGATCGAGCGTCATGTCCCGTGCACGGACGACGCATCCGTCCTCACAGACACTACGAGCTCTGATGACACTATCGTGTATGACTGGAGAGCCTACCAGAGCAAACTGGCGGAGCAGGAGAGCaaggagaaccagcccctgccGTGCAAGTCACCAATGGCAACCTCCAAGCTACATCTCCTCTCTGATGAAGCCCTCATTAGGAAGCTGAGAAACCTGGGCGCGAACCCAGCGCCCATTACAGGTCTAACGAGGAAGTTCTACTTGCAGCTGCTCGACAAACTGCTGAAAGACCCGAATGCCCAGGCCAGAAAGAGGTCTGCAG GACACAGCCCTGAGCTGGCCTCTGCCCTAGAGACCTTTCAGATCCCCGACTGCAAGGACGACGAAATGGCTCTCTCCAGACAGTTCGACCAGCCCGACAAGAACAGGAAGTGGAGGGAGGGCGTGCTCAAGTCCAGCTTTAACTATCTGCTGTTGGACCCCAG GGTGACTCAGAACTTACCTTTCCGCTGCCACCGCCTGAGCCAGGCTGACTGCTTTAGGACTTTCGTCAGTGCCGTCTTCTACGTGGGCAAAGGGAAACGCTCCCGACCCTACAGCCACCTCTACCAGGCCTTAACTCACTACAAGGGTGGAAAGAAGCAG GCGTGCCCCAAAGTGCAGCACATCCTGGACATCTGGGCGGGCGGCCAGGGCGTGATCTCCGTGCACTGCTTCCAGAACGTCATCCCGGTGGAAGCTTACACGCGGGAGGCCTGCTTGGTGGATGCGATTG GGTTAAAGATGCTCACCAATCAGAAGAAGGGGAATTACTACGGCGTGGTGGCGAGCTGGCCCATGAAACGTCGCCGGTGCCTGGGGATTCACATGCTGCACAGGGCCATGCAGATCTTCCTGGCGGAAGGGGAACGGCAGCTGCGTCCGGCAGACATCCAGATTGGGCAGTGA
- the ANKLE1 gene encoding ankyrin repeat and LEM domain-containing protein 1 isoform X2 has product MCVQILQGFQYAWLPEEADGAHKHTFCHEGLRNAESFLSVLTDNCTEIGIISRLSEAWDDPGLLSSTQKCLPDGSPSNTGLGVTFNNAAAADASGQLSCIPGNLQDHPCCSVPPSTLAFCAYSHPGRSQGPATLSDNGPCSSRDLPQPVLSSTWLSASNEPRELTSSLTTTQGFPGDATSASPSSETDDSLTPPGPGYEDTTASGHGLSSQPVPCQDESISKEPVIFSQSQRCSMSHAARARRSVSFCESPKIFPLHNNGNWKERPSGPRCNPRVSAANGTLRLSRLSDFLDLEMLGKVTGQEGLDVTSPDHVYLFCRANSTAICDLDKTVMEPTFLARTHETSDSPFAAGQVLSRGSESGSSQYSSCDSDCYVSATDTSDHSEPKKCLEGNEGCTGGDTQCCSSSLCAGDGSADSNSAGNKDGSLRVHLGKRMMARTAGQSCEKLVEMPSAVEAVMQHVPLSGSQNTEMAGGRHLHASSEASHISRDGSGLTSAGKPASELCTRGTAHESLKDTGVSSPSQELEAECVSHKQNDRGSNILWTQEPHQLTPADDVVEEASPREAAASVNYRQIIADWKLQDKLKGMLLSTDSSLSARTELTSSQWVARKADIQEWDPSANGSDPEMPDTVLLGGATGGTLDTGTPGGDMEENNREEEINGNPFRGRSVKPASLSSEADTLVIQHLACPADGSGDDEFSHLNEKQKMFPTSPDVSPLLQMRPRPCHVTPRTKSRLTSAARDSSSSSLFEETLELPRRPRRIRSPPGMCWMPAGPAACLEGNTARASWVTQGGENASCWEAEKTNDLDDTEIIAKATSHSGSSAGHSSYPDASPTVLLDSDGGTDEQSLSGNQGKAESGAACHPGLPPCLPSSGTDKPPSDSMWLTEDGESDCTDPTRQVALTRPLGAAAFSQAESDAANEECGRVLPSTCPQEEPRLDAKGPSRVSFSRLSSRRPSRATSATDHPSGRLSPVPDSCSQDFPLSPGGRPVNLSTREPVEYLYMDEEEGYALIERHVPCTDDASVLTDTTSSDDTIVYDWRAYQSKLAEQESKENQPLPCKSPMATSKLHLLSDEALIRKLRNLGANPAPITGLTRKFYLQLLDKLLKDPNAQARKRSAGHSPELASALETFQIPDCKDDEMALSRQFDQPDKNRKWREGVLKSSFNYLLLDPRVTQNLPFRCHRLSQADCFRTFVSAVFYVGKGKRSRPYSHLYQALTHYKGGKKQACPKVQHILDIWAGGQGVISVHCFQNVIPVEAYTREACLVDAIGLKMLTNQKKGNYYGVVASWPMKRRRCLGIHMLHRAMQIFLAEGERQLRPADIQIGQ; this is encoded by the exons ATGTGTGTGCAAATCCTGCAGGGCTTCCAGTATGCCTGGCTCCCAGAGGAGGCCGATGGAGCACACAAGCACACAT TCTGCCACGAAGGCTTGAGAAACGCTGAGAGCTTCCTTTCCGTTCTGACTGACAACTGCACGGAAATTGGTATCATCTCAAGACTTTCTGAAGCGTGGGATGATCCTGGACTGCTTAGCAGCACCCAAAAGTGTCTGCCGGACGGGAGTCCCAGTAACACAGGGCTGGGTGTCACCTTTAACAACGCAGCAGCTGCTGATGCAAGTGGCCAACTGAGTTGTATCCCAGGGAATCTCCAGGACCATCCATGCTGTTCAGTGCCTCCATCCACGTTGGCCTTTTGTGCCTATTCGCACCCGGGGCGTTCCCAGGGACCTGCCACTTTGTCTGACAATGGTCCATGCAGCAGTCGTGACCTACCTCAGCCAGTGCTGTCCAGCACTTGGCTTTCAGCCAGTAATGAGCCTCGAGAACTAACTTCAAGTCTGACTACAACACAGGGCTTTCCTGGGGATGCAACTTCTGCTTCTCCTTCCTCAGAGACAGACGACAGTTTGACACCACCTGGCCCTGGCTATGAAGACACGACAGCCAGTGGTCACGGTCTATCTTCCCAGCCAGTGCCTTGCCAGGATGAATCCATTTCAAAGGAGCCTGTGATCTTCTCTCAGTCCCAGCGTTGCAGCATGAGCCACGCAGCGCGGGCACGGAGAAGTGTCAGTTTCTGTGAGTCCCCTAAAATTTTCCCCCTCCATAACAATGGGAACTGGAAGGAAAGGCCTTCTGGGCCACGTTGCAACCCCAGAGTTAGTGCTGCCAACGGGACTCTGCGCCTGTCCCGGCTCAGTGACTTCCTCGATCTCGAAATGTTAGGCAAGGTGACTGGCCAGGAAGGATTGGACGTCACATCCCCAGACCACGTGTACCTGTTCTGTCGGGCCAACTCCACAGCCATTTGTGACTTGGACAAGACAGTGATGGAGCCAACGTTCCTGGCCAGAACACACGAAACTTCAGACTCTCCCTTCGCCGCTGGACAGGTGCTTAGCAGAGGCTCCGAGAGCGGCAGCAGCCAATATAGCAGCTGTGACAGCGACTGTTACGTTAGCGCCACAGACACTTCTGACCATAGTGAGCCGAAGAAATGCTTGGAAGGGAACGAGGGCTGTACCGGTGGAGATACACAatgctgcagctcttctctgtgtgCCGGAGATGGAAGTGCTGATTCCAACAGCGCTGGCAACAAAGACGGGAGTTTACGAGTGCACTTAGGCAAACGGATGATGGCCCGCACCGCAGGGCAGAGCTGCGAGAAGCTGGTAGAAATGCCATCTGCAGTGGAAGCAGTTATGCAGCACGTGCCGCTCTCCGGGTCACAGAACACAGAGATGGCAGGAGGAAGGCATTTACATGCTAGTTCTGAAGCATCCCATATTAGCAGGGATGGTTCTGGTTTGACCTCCGCTGGGAAGCCAGCTTCAGAGCTGTGTACCCGCGGCACTGCACACGAATCTCTCAAAGACACGGGGGTATCAAGCCCTTCCCAAGAGTTAGAGGCTGAGTGTGTCTCTCACAAGCAGAATGACAGAGGCTCAAACATCTTGTGGACTCAGGAACCACATCAGCTGACCCCAGCTGATGATGTGGTTGAGGAAGCTAGTCCTCGGGAAGCTGCCGCCTCTGTGAACTACAGGCAAATTATTGCAGACTGGAAACTGCAGGATAAATTgaaggggatgctgctttccACAGACAGCAGTCTCTCTGCAAGGACAGAACTGACCAGTAGCCAGTGGGTAGCAAGAAAAGCCGATATTCAGGAATGGGATCCCTCTGCAAATGGGTCTGACCCAGAGATGCCGGACACGGTGCTGCTAGGCGGGGCCACGGGCGGGACGCTGGACACGGGGACGCCAGGTGGGGACATGGAAGAGAATAACAGAGAGGAAGAAATAAATGGCAACCCATTCAGAGGGAGATCGGTAAAGCCTGCCAGTCTGAGCAGTGAAGCTGACACCTTAGTGATCCAGCACCTTGCCTGTCCCGCTGACGGTTCTGGAGACGACGAGTTCTCTCACTTGAACGAGAAACAGAAGATGTTTCCCACATCTCCAGATGTTTCCCCACTGCTTCAGATgcgccccaggccctgccacgTCACCCCCAGAACAAAGAGCCGCTTGACCTCTGCGGCGCGTGACAGCAGCTCCTCATCACTCTTCGAGGAGACACTGGAGCTGCCAAGGCGGCCCAGGAGAATTAGGAGCCCCCCGGGGATGTGTTGGATGCCAGCTGGCCCTGCCGCCTGTCTGGAAGGTAATACCGCGAGGGCGAGCTgggtcactcaggggggtgaaaatGCATCTTGTTGGGAAGCAGAAAAAACTAATGACCTGGATGATACTGAAATAATCGCAAAAGCCACCAGCCATTCGGGGTCCTCTGCTGGTCATAGCAGCTACCCAGATGCCAGCCCCACAGTGCTGCTAGACTCTGACGGGGGCACCGATGAGCAGTCCTTGTCCGGTAACCAGGGGAAAGCCGAGTCGGGTGCTgcctgccaccctggcctccctccctgcctcccaagcTCCGGTACCGACAAGCCCCCGTCAGACAGCATGTGGCTGACGGAGGATGGGGAGAGTGACTGCACAGACCCAACACGGCAGGTTGCTCTCACCAGGCCCCTTGGTGCAGCAGCCTTCTCCCAGGCTGAGTCAGATGCTGCGAATGAGGAATGTGGGAGAGTGTTGCCCAGCACGTGCCCGCAAGAGGAGCCTCGGCTGGATGCCAAGGGCCCCTCCAGGGTTAGTTTCAGTCGGCTGTCCTCCAGGAGGCCTTCTCGGGCAACGTCTGCCACCGACCACCCTTCGGGGAGGCTGAGCCCCGTGCCGGACTCGTGCAGCCAGGACTTTCCCCTCTCGCCCGGCGGCCGGCCTGTGAACCTCAGCACCCGTGAGCCAGTGGAATATCTCTACATGGACGAGGAGGAAGGGTACGCGCTGATCGAGCGTCATGTCCCGTGCACGGACGACGCATCCGTCCTCACAGACACTACGAGCTCTGATGACACTATCGTGTATGACTGGAGAGCCTACCAGAGCAAACTGGCGGAGCAGGAGAGCaaggagaaccagcccctgccGTGCAAGTCACCAATGGCAACCTCCAAGCTACATCTCCTCTCTGATGAAGCCCTCATTAGGAAGCTGAGAAACCTGGGCGCGAACCCAGCGCCCATTACAGGTCTAACGAGGAAGTTCTACTTGCAGCTGCTCGACAAACTGCTGAAAGACCCGAATGCCCAGGCCAGAAAGAGGTCTGCAG GACACAGCCCTGAGCTGGCCTCTGCCCTAGAGACCTTTCAGATCCCCGACTGCAAGGACGACGAAATGGCTCTCTCCAGACAGTTCGACCAGCCCGACAAGAACAGGAAGTGGAGGGAGGGCGTGCTCAAGTCCAGCTTTAACTATCTGCTGTTGGACCCCAG GGTGACTCAGAACTTACCTTTCCGCTGCCACCGCCTGAGCCAGGCTGACTGCTTTAGGACTTTCGTCAGTGCCGTCTTCTACGTGGGCAAAGGGAAACGCTCCCGACCCTACAGCCACCTCTACCAGGCCTTAACTCACTACAAGGGTGGAAAGAAGCAG GCGTGCCCCAAAGTGCAGCACATCCTGGACATCTGGGCGGGCGGCCAGGGCGTGATCTCCGTGCACTGCTTCCAGAACGTCATCCCGGTGGAAGCTTACACGCGGGAGGCCTGCTTGGTGGATGCGATTG GGTTAAAGATGCTCACCAATCAGAAGAAGGGGAATTACTACGGCGTGGTGGCGAGCTGGCCCATGAAACGTCGCCGGTGCCTGGGGATTCACATGCTGCACAGGGCCATGCAGATCTTCCTGGCGGAAGGGGAACGGCAGCTGCGTCCGGCAGACATCCAGATTGGGCAGTGA
- the BABAM1 gene encoding BRISC and BRCA1-A complex member 1 codes for MLSAAKVATLEREPCVASKLESPVERSNLMDTSEPGSAAEEEEEKATEQRPRTRSNPEGAEDRALSAQASVGNRSEGEGEAASADDSPQSAATPNGKDWQVPAQPTEFQVKTPRVNCPEKVIICLDLSEEMSLPKLESFNGSKTNALNISQKMIEMFVRTKHKIDKCHEFALVVVNNDATWLSGFTSDPREVCSCLYDLETVVCKSFNLEGLFNLIQQKIELPVTENIQTIPPPYVVRTILVYSRPACQPQFSMTEQMKKMLQCPYFFFDVVYIHNGAEEKEDETSWKEMYTFFSNLDTKGTNYKYEVSVTGPAVELHNCMAKLLAHPLQRPFQTHASYSLLEEEEPAEIEATV; via the exons atgctcagtgcagccaaagtggCGACTCTGGAGCG GGAGCCCTGTGTTGCATCCAAGCTGGAGTCGCCTGTGGAGCGCAGCAACCTGATGGACACCTCGGAGCCCGGGAGCGCCgccgaggaggaagaggagaaggcgACGGAGCAGAGGCCCAGAACCCGCTCCAACCCGGAGGGGGCCGAGGACCGAGCCTTGAGCGCGCAGGCCAGCGTGGGGAACCGCAGcgagggggaaggagaggcggCTAGTGCCGATGACAGCCCGCAGAGCGCTGCCACGCCCAATGGCAAAGACTGGCAGGTCCCGGCGCAGCCCACGGAGTTCCAGGTCAAGACACCCAGGGTGAACTGCCCTGAGAAAGTG ATCATCTGCTTAGACCTCTCTGAGGAAATGTCTCTGCCCAAACTAGAGTCCTTTAACGG ATCCAAAACCAATGCTCTGAACATCTCCCAGAAGATGATTGAGATGTTTGTGAGGACGAAGCACAAAATCGACAAATGCCACGAGTTCGCTCTGGTGGTGGTGAACAATGATGCCACCTGG CTCTCCGGTTTCACCTCTGACCCCAGAGAAGTGTGCAGCTGCCTGTATGACCTGGAAACTGTGGTCTGCAAGTCGTTCA ATCTCGAAGGCCTCTTCAATCTCAT ACAGCAGAAGATTGAGCTGCCAGTGACGGAAAACATCCAGACAATCCCACCTCCCTATGTGGTCAGGACCATCCTGGTGTATAGCCGGCCGGCCTGTCAGCCTCAGTTCTCCATGACAGAGCAGATGAAG AAAATGCTTCAGTGCCCTTATTTCTTTTTTGACGTGGTTTATATCCACAATGGTGCCGAGGAGAAAGAGGACGAGACGAGCTGGAAG GAGATGTACACTTTTTTCAGCAACCTGGACACCAAAGGCACCAATTACAAATATGAAGTGTCTGTGACAGGCCCCGCTGTGGAGCTGCACAACTGCATGGCTAAGCTTCTAGCCCATCCCCTCCAGAGGCCCTTCCAGACCCACGCCTCCTACAGCCTGCTCGAGGAAGAAGAGCCAGCAGAAATCGAAGCCACAGTGTAA